Genomic segment of Streptomyces sp. NBC_00654:
CCCGGTGACCGCCCGCGAGGCAGACAGCACGAGGCGGACAGGCAGGCAGGCACGCACGCAGGCACGCAGGCACGCAGGCAGGCATCGCAAGGCAGGTATAACGCCGCGTTGTGTCCAAGCGTTAGTACCCGGTTCACTCCGTCTTCGGGACCCTGGGGCCGACCGACCCCCACAGACACGCCCACCGGCGTGCCTCCCCCGAAACGAGGAACCATGCGAATAGCCAGGTTCGTGCCCGCCGTCGCCGCCGCGGCGGTCTCCGTCCTCGCCCTTCTCGCACCCACCGCCTCGGCCTCCCAGGCCACCCCGTCCCCCACGGCCCAGGCCGTCCAGCCGATCATCGGCGGCGGCTACGCGCAGAACGCCCCGTGGGCCGCGCGTCTCTTCTCCAACGGCCAGGAGACCTGTTCGTCGACGATCATCGCGCCGACGTGGATCCTCACGGCGAAGCACTGCGTCACCGGCGGCGGGCTGTCGTTCCGGATCGGCAGCCTCGACCAGCACAGCGGCGGCACGGTGGCGAACGGTGTGCAGACCTACACCCACAGCGCGGACCTTGCGCTGGTGCGGCTGGACCGGTCCGTGCAGGGCACCTACTCCCCGCTCGGTCAGCCCGGCTCGGTGAGCGTCGGGCAGAGTGTCCAGGTGTTCGGCTGGGGCGCCACCTCGCAGTGCGGCTCCGAGATCAACTGTCAGTCGCGCTATCTGAAGGTGGCCAATGTGACCGTCAGCGGCGGCTGCACCGACGCGTACGGCGGCTCGGCGATCTGTGCGCGCCGCGGCAACGGCATCACCGCCGGCGGGGACTCGGGCGGCCCGATGACGGCGGGCGGTGTCCAGGTGGGCGTCGCCTCGACCAGTGACCGGCAGACCACGACCGCGTACACCAACGTCACCGCGTACCGCTCCTGGATCCAGTCCATCGCGGGCGTCTGACCTTCGGCCGCGGGCGCCCGACCTCCGGCCGTACGGGTTCCCCCCAGCACAAAGCGAAGGGCCCCGTACCTCTCTCACGAGAGGTACGGGGCCCTTCTTGCAGCTCAGCGAGCTACCAGGTCAGACGATCAAGCAGAAACTACTTGATGATCTTGGTGACCTGGCCGGCGCCCACGGTCCGGCCACCCTCACGGATGGCGAACTTCAGGCCCTCTTCCATGGCGACCGGCTGGATCAGCGCGACGTCCATGAGGGTGTTGTCACCCGGCATGACCATCTCGGTGCCCTCGGGGAGGGTCACAACGCCCGTTACGTCCGTGGTACGGAAGTAGAACTGCGGGCGGTAGTTGTTGAAGAACGGGGTGTGACGGCCACCCTCGTCCTTCGACAGGATGTAGGACTGCGCCTGGAACTCGGTGTGCGGCGTGACCGAACCCGGCTTGATGATGACCTGGCCGCGCTCGACGTCCTCGCGCTTGATGCCACGGAGGAGCAGACCGACGTTCTCACCGGCCTGGCCCTCGTCGAGCAGCTTGCGGAACATCTCGATGCCGGTGACCGTGGTGGTGGTCTTCTCGGTCTTGATACCGACGATGTCGACGGTCTCGTTGACCTTCAGGACACCACGCTCGATGCGGCCGGTGACGACCGTACCGCGACCGGTGATCGTGAAGACGTCCTCGATGGGCATGAGGAACGGCTTCTCGACGTCACGCTCGGGCTGCGGGATGGACTCGTCGACGGCGGCCATCAGGTTCAGGACCGACTGGCCCCACTCCTTGTCGCCCTCAAGAGCCTTGAGCGCCGAGACACGCACGACCGGAAGGTCGTCGCCCGGGAACTCGTACTCGGAGAGGAGCTCACGGACCTCGAGCTCGACGAGCTCCATGATCTCCTCGTCGTCCACCATGTCGGCCTTGTTCAGGGCGACGACGATGTACGGGACACCGACCTGGCGGGCCAGGAGCACGTGCTCCTTGGTCTGCGGCATCGGGCCGTCGGTGGCCGCGACCACGAGGATGGCGCCGTCCATCTGCGCCGCACCCGTGATCATGTTCTTGATGTAGTCCGCGTGACCCGGGCAGTCGACGTGCGCGTAGTGACGCGACTCCGTCTGGTACTCGACGTGCGCGATCGAGATCGTGATACCGCGCTGGCGCTCCTCGGGAGCCTTGTCGATCTGGTCGAAGGCCGAGGCCTCGTTCAGGTCCGGGTACGCGTCGTGCAGCACCTTGGTAATGGCGGCCGTGAGGGTCGTCTTACCGTGGTCAATGTGACCGATGGTGCCGATGTTGACGTGCGGCTTAGTCCGCTCGAACTTTGCCTTCGCCACTGGGTCCTCCTGCGGAGTGGTTCTGTACGCCTTGCTTCATCGGCGCCAGGTGATCTTTGCTGGGATGCCGGGGCCGGGGGCATTCGACACACGTTGCTTGCGCTATGTGCCGAATGCCGCACCGGGCTCCGGTGACAAGCCTAAAGCGTGAACTCGGGAGAGTTACTCGCCCTTGGCCTTCGCGATGATCTCCTCGGCGACGTTCCGCGGAACCTCGGCGTAGGAGTCGAACTGCATCGAGTAGCTTGCGCGACCCGAGGTCTTGCTGCGGAGGTCTCCGACGTAGCCGAACATCTCCGAGAGGGGCACGAGGCCCTTCACGACGCGAGCACCGCTGCGCTCCTCCATGGCCTGGATCTGGCCACGGCGGGAGTTCAGGTCGCCGATGACATCGCCCATGTAGTCCTCGGGCGTGGTGACCTCGACGGCCATCATCGGCTCAAGGAGCACGGGAGAGGCCTTGCGGGCACCCTCCTTGAACGCCTGCGAACCGGCGATCTTGAAGGCGAGCTCCGAGGAGTCGACCTCGTGGTAACCACCGTCGAGAAGGGTGACGCGGACGCCGACCATCTCGTAACCGGCCAGGATGCCGAACTGCATGGCTTCCTGAGCACCCGCGTCCACCGAGGGGATGTACTCACGGGGGATGCGGCCACCGGTGACCTTGTTGACGAACTCGTAGGAGGCGTCGCCACCCTCGATGGGCTCAAGGGCGATCTGCACCTTCGCGAACTGGCCGGTACCACCAGTCTGCTTCTTGTGCGTGTAGTCGATGCGCTCGACGGCCTTGCGGATCGTCTCGCGGTACGCGACCTGGGGCTTGCCGACGTTCGCCTCGACGCGGAACTCGCGCTTCATGCGGTCGACGAGCACCTCGAGGTGAAGCTCGCCCATACCACCGATGATGGTCTGGCCGGTCTCCTCGTCGGAGTGCACCTGGAAGGAGGGGTCCTCCTCCGAGAGCCGCTGGATGGCGACACCCAGCTTCTCCTGGTCGCCCTTGGACTTGGGCTCGATGGCGACCTGAATGACCGGGGCCGGGAAGTCCATGGACTCCAGGATGACCGGGTTCTTGTCGTCACACAGCGTCTCACCGGTGGTGGTCTGCTTCAGGCCCATGACGGCGATGATGTCACCGGCGCCCACCGACGCGATCTCCTCACGCTTGTTCGCGTGCATGCGGTAGATCTTGCCGATGCGCTCCTTCTTGCCCTTGACCGAGTTCAGCACCGCGGTGCCGGCCTCGAGGCGACCGGAGTAGATCCGGACGAAGGTGAGCTTGCCGAGGTGCGGGTCGCTCGCGATCTTGAACGCCAGGCCGGAGAACGGCTCGTCGTCCGAGGGCTTGCGCGAGATGACCTTCTCCGGGTCCTTCACGTCGTGGCCCTCGATGGCCTCGACGTCCAGGGGGGAAGGCAGGTAGCGCACAACGGCGTCGAGCAGGGGCTGGACGCCCTTGTTCTTGAACGCCGTGCCACAGAACACCGGGGTGACGGTGACCGAGTCGGCACTGCCCTTCGACGCCAGGGTGATCCGACGGATCGCCTCGTGCAGCTGCTCCTGGGTGGGCTCGGTGCCCTCCAGGTACAGCTCCATCATGTCGTCGTCGTTCTCGGCCACGGCCTCAAGGAGCTTGCCGCGCCATTCGGCCGCGCTCTCCTTGAGGTTGTCCGGGATCTCGGTGACGTTGTACATCTCGCCCTTGGCGGCCTCTTCGGGGTACACGAAGGCCTTCATCGACACGAGGTCGACGACACCCGTGAAGTCGGCCTCCGCGCCAATGGGGAGCTGCATGACGATCGGGGTCGCGCCGAGGCGGTCCACGATCATGTTGACGCAACGGAAGAAGTCCGCACCGGTGCGGTCGAGCTTGTTGACGAAGCAGATACGCGGCACGCCGTAGCGGTCCGCCTGACGCCACACGGTCTCGGACTGCGGCTCGACGCCGGCCACACCGTCGAACACGGTGACAGCACCGTCGAGGACGCGGAGCGAACGCTCCACCTCGACGGTGAAGTCGACGTGACCCGGGGTGTCGATGATGTTGATGGTGTGGTCAACATCATTGAGCGGCCAGTGACAGGTCGTCGCGGCGGACGTGATCGTGATGCCGCGCTCCTGCTCCTGCTCCATCCAGTCCATCGTGGCAGCGCCGTCGTGGACTTCACCGATCTTGTACGAAACGCCGGTGTAGAACAGGATCCGCTCAGTGGTGGTCGTCTTGCCCGCGTCGATGTGGGCCATGATCCCGATGTTGCGGACCTTGGCCAGGTCAAGCGAAGTGGTGGCCATAAGGCTCAATCTTCTCTCGGTCTCGATGTGGGTAGCGACTACCAGCGGTAGTGCGCGAAGGCCTTGTTCGACTCGGCCATCTTGTGGGTGTCCTCACGCTTCTTGACCGAAGCGCCGAGGCCGTTGGAGGCGTCGAGCAGTTCGTTCATGAGGCGCTCGGTCATGGTCTTCTCGCGGCGGGCGCGGGAGTAACCGACGAGCCAGCGCAGAGCGAGGGTGGACGCGCGACCGGGCTTGACCTCGATCGGCACCTGGTAGGTGGCGCCACCGACACGGCGGGACTTGACCTCGAGCGAGGGCTTGACGTTCTCAAGCGCGCGCTTCAGCGTGATGACCGGGTCGTTACCGGTCTTCTCGCGGAGGCCTTCCATGGCGCCGTACACGATCCGCTCGGCGGTGGAACGCTTGCCGTCGAGGAGGATCTTGTTGATCAGCGAGGTGACAAGAGGAGAGCTGTAGACCGGGTCAATGATGACCGGGCGCTTCGGGGCGGGGCCCTTACGAGGCATTCTTACTTCTCCTTCTTGGCGCCGTAGCGGCTGCGGGCCTGCTTGCGGTTCTTGACACCCTGGGTGTCGAGCGAGCCGCGGATGATCTTGTAACGAACACCCGGCAGGTCCTTCACACGGCCACCACGCACGAGCACGATGGAGTGCTCCTGCAGGTTGTGTCCCTCACCCGGGATGTAGGCCGTGACCTCGATACCGGAGGTCAGACGCACACGCGCGACCTTACGGAGTGCCGAGTTCGGCTTCTTCGGGGTGGTCGTGAACACACGCGTGCAGACGCCGCGGCGCTGGGGCGAACCCTCGAGCGCGGGCGTCTTGTTCTTCTCGACCTTGTCCTGCCGGCCCTTCCGGACCAGCTGCTGGATCGTAGGCACTACTTCTCCGGTTTCTGTGTGCCGTTCGTGAAACTAACCTGGAACATCGCCGACCCACGCGGTCGGGTGTGTCGAATACTGCAGGCTCCTGCCCTGAGGCAGAAGGGGCGCAGATTGCGGTGGCCACTTACGGACTCGCCCTGCGGTTGAGGACACGCACGCGAGCCCAGGCACACCCCAGGCACAAGGCTTGAGCGTACCTACCTCACGGACTCCGGTCAAAACAAATGCTGTCCATCACAACACGCCGGGGCTCAGTCATGATCCAGTACTTCGCCGTCCAGGTGCTTCTGGATCAACAGAATGTCCTTCAGGTCCTTCCGGCGCAGCGCGGTTCGCTTCCATTCCAGCACCTCCCGCAGCGGGCAGAAGGGCAGGCCCTGTATCCATTCGGCACCCTCGATGAGCTCGTCGGGTCCGGGCGTTCCCGGAAGCCATCGGTCGAAGATCTCCAGGCCACCGTCGAACAGCAGCACCATCAGCCCGTACCCGGAGGGGGCCGGCACCGGATCGGCCAGTTCG
This window contains:
- the rpsG gene encoding 30S ribosomal protein S7; translation: MPRKGPAPKRPVIIDPVYSSPLVTSLINKILLDGKRSTAERIVYGAMEGLREKTGNDPVITLKRALENVKPSLEVKSRRVGGATYQVPIEVKPGRASTLALRWLVGYSRARREKTMTERLMNELLDASNGLGASVKKREDTHKMAESNKAFAHYRW
- a CDS encoding trypsin-like serine protease is translated as MRIARFVPAVAAAAVSVLALLAPTASASQATPSPTAQAVQPIIGGGYAQNAPWAARLFSNGQETCSSTIIAPTWILTAKHCVTGGGLSFRIGSLDQHSGGTVANGVQTYTHSADLALVRLDRSVQGTYSPLGQPGSVSVGQSVQVFGWGATSQCGSEINCQSRYLKVANVTVSGGCTDAYGGSAICARRGNGITAGGDSGGPMTAGGVQVGVASTSDRQTTTAYTNVTAYRSWIQSIAGV
- the fusA gene encoding elongation factor G encodes the protein MATTSLDLAKVRNIGIMAHIDAGKTTTTERILFYTGVSYKIGEVHDGAATMDWMEQEQERGITITSAATTCHWPLNDVDHTINIIDTPGHVDFTVEVERSLRVLDGAVTVFDGVAGVEPQSETVWRQADRYGVPRICFVNKLDRTGADFFRCVNMIVDRLGATPIVMQLPIGAEADFTGVVDLVSMKAFVYPEEAAKGEMYNVTEIPDNLKESAAEWRGKLLEAVAENDDDMMELYLEGTEPTQEQLHEAIRRITLASKGSADSVTVTPVFCGTAFKNKGVQPLLDAVVRYLPSPLDVEAIEGHDVKDPEKVISRKPSDDEPFSGLAFKIASDPHLGKLTFVRIYSGRLEAGTAVLNSVKGKKERIGKIYRMHANKREEIASVGAGDIIAVMGLKQTTTGETLCDDKNPVILESMDFPAPVIQVAIEPKSKGDQEKLGVAIQRLSEEDPSFQVHSDEETGQTIIGGMGELHLEVLVDRMKREFRVEANVGKPQVAYRETIRKAVERIDYTHKKQTGGTGQFAKVQIALEPIEGGDASYEFVNKVTGGRIPREYIPSVDAGAQEAMQFGILAGYEMVGVRVTLLDGGYHEVDSSELAFKIAGSQAFKEGARKASPVLLEPMMAVEVTTPEDYMGDVIGDLNSRRGQIQAMEERSGARVVKGLVPLSEMFGYVGDLRSKTSGRASYSMQFDSYAEVPRNVAEEIIAKAKGE
- the tuf gene encoding elongation factor Tu, producing MAKAKFERTKPHVNIGTIGHIDHGKTTLTAAITKVLHDAYPDLNEASAFDQIDKAPEERQRGITISIAHVEYQTESRHYAHVDCPGHADYIKNMITGAAQMDGAILVVAATDGPMPQTKEHVLLARQVGVPYIVVALNKADMVDDEEIMELVELEVRELLSEYEFPGDDLPVVRVSALKALEGDKEWGQSVLNLMAAVDESIPQPERDVEKPFLMPIEDVFTITGRGTVVTGRIERGVLKVNETVDIVGIKTEKTTTTVTGIEMFRKLLDEGQAGENVGLLLRGIKREDVERGQVIIKPGSVTPHTEFQAQSYILSKDEGGRHTPFFNNYRPQFYFRTTDVTGVVTLPEGTEMVMPGDNTLMDVALIQPVAMEEGLKFAIREGGRTVGAGQVTKIIK
- the rpsL gene encoding 30S ribosomal protein S12, which gives rise to MPTIQQLVRKGRQDKVEKNKTPALEGSPQRRGVCTRVFTTTPKKPNSALRKVARVRLTSGIEVTAYIPGEGHNLQEHSIVLVRGGRVKDLPGVRYKIIRGSLDTQGVKNRKQARSRYGAKKEK